A part of Miscanthus floridulus cultivar M001 chromosome 6, ASM1932011v1, whole genome shotgun sequence genomic DNA contains:
- the LOC136460313 gene encoding gallate 1-beta-glucosyltransferase-like, translating into MSSSPMPHVLLVSAPLQGHVNPLLVLGRHLASRGLLVTFTTAPHAGLKFGHGDGATIDVGRGTIRFEHLKGGDLWAPDDPRYHDPTGVIRHIEQAAPPVLAELIRRQSEAGRPVSCVVANAFAPWATRVASGMGVPHAMLWTESCAVLSLFYHYLHSLADFPSREAGPGATVAVPGLPPLAAGDLPALIHAPEEFLWRQVLIADIRSLRETVTWVLVNTFDKLERPTIEALRPHLPVIPVGPLCSGTENHGSGQDDDDDDCVAWLDAQPPRSVVFVAFGSLLQISRDEMSELAEGLAATGRPFLLVVRDDNRELLPDGDHCLAAATGSDSRGKVVAWCDQARVLSHGAVGCFVTHCGWNSTVEALASGVPVVTYPAWADQPTNAKFLADVYGVGVRLPKPMTRDALRRCIEKVMGGPEAVAVRARSAKWKAEATAALSTGGSLEKGIQDFVAAILSICAATV; encoded by the coding sequence ATGTCGTCGTCTCCGATGCCCCACGTGCTCCTGGTCTCCGCTCCTCTGCAAGGCCATGTCAACCCTCTCCTTGTTCTGGGCCGGCACCTCGCCTCCAGAGGCCTTCTCGTCACGTTTACCACCGCCCCCCATGCCGGCCTCAAGTTTGGGCACGGTGACGGCGCGACCATCGACGTCGGGCGCGGCACGATCCGGTTCGAGCACCTGAAGGGCGGCGACTTGTGGGCCCCGGACGACCCCCGGTACCACGACCCGACCGGCGTGATACGCCACATCGAGCAAGCCGCGCCGCCGGTCCTCGCGGAGCTTATCCGGCGGCAGTCCGAAGCCGGCCGGCCGGTGTCGTGCGTCGTGGCCAACGCGTTCGCCCCGTGGGCGACCCGCGTCGCCAGCGGCATGGGCGTCCCGCACGCCATGCTCTGGACGGAGTCCTGCGCCGTCCTCTCACTGTTCTACCACTACCTCCACTCGCTCGCGGACTTCCCGTCGCGCGAAGCCGGACCAGGCGCGACGGTCGCCGTCCCCGGGCTGCCACCGCTGGCCGCCGGCGATCTGCCCGCCCTGATCCACGCTCCCGAGGAGTTCCTCTGGCGCCAAGTGCTCATCGCGGACATCCGCAGCCTCCGCGAGACGGTGACGTGGGTCCTCGTCAACACCTTCGACAAGCTCGAGCGCCCGACCATCGAGGCACTCCGTCCGCATCTGCCTGTCATACCAGTCGGTCCGCTCTGCAGCGGGACAGAGAACCACGGTAGTGGCcaagatgacgacgacgacgactgtgTGGCATGGCTCGACGCGCAGCCGCCGCGGTCAGTGGTGTTCGTGGCGTTCGGGAGCCTCCTGCAGATCAGCCGCGACGAGATGAGCGAGCTGGCGGAGGGCCTGGCGGCCACGGGGCGGCCGTTCCTGCTGGTGGTGCGCGACGACAACCGGGAGCTCCTCCCCGACGGCGACCACTGCCTCGCCGCGGCGACCGGCAGCGACAGCAGGGGCAAGGTGGTGGCGTGGTGCGATCAGGCGCGCGTGCTCTCGCACGGCGCCGTCGGCTGCTTCGTGACGCACTGCGGGTGGAACTCCACCGTGGAGGCGCTCGCGTCCGGCGTGCCAGTCGTCACGTACCCGGCCTGGGCCGACCAGCCTACCAACGCCAAGTTCTTGGCGGACGTGTACGGCGTTGGAGTCCGGCTCCCGAAGCCGATGACGCGTGACGCCCTGCGCCGCTGCATCGAGAAGGTGATGGGCGGGCCGGAGGCAGTGGCAGTGCGGGCAAGGTCCGCGAAATGGAAGGCCGAGGCGACCGCGGCGCTGTCCACCGGCGGGTCCTTGGAAAAGGGTATCCAAGACTTCGTCGCCGCTATACTGTCGATATGTGCTGCTACGGTttaa